One window of the Archangium primigenium genome contains the following:
- a CDS encoding FRG domain-containing protein, with protein MLEHRIRNWVELQELLFAGSWNATLHRFRPTLAFRGTPDASHDLATGLNRRGGDYSRQEHVMLRAFRKYARGTSNPCDTLWDWLALAQHHGLPTRLLDWTFSPYVALHFLTEDPSLYDMDGVVWCVDYRETNRLLPRPLKQQLEKEGADVFSAEMLAEVAPTLSTFNQLTRRSFVLFFEPPSLDERIVNQFALFSVMNDASLRLDEFLQNQKKGVRRLIVPARLKREVRDKLDQANITERVLFPGLDGLSRWLRRYYHPSPPGAPEGI; from the coding sequence GTGCTCGAACATCGCATTCGCAATTGGGTGGAGTTGCAGGAACTGCTCTTCGCGGGCTCGTGGAACGCGACCCTGCACCGCTTCCGGCCGACCCTGGCCTTCCGGGGCACGCCCGACGCGAGCCACGACCTGGCCACGGGCCTCAACCGGCGCGGCGGGGACTACTCGCGCCAGGAACACGTCATGCTGCGCGCCTTCCGCAAGTACGCGCGCGGCACCTCCAACCCCTGTGACACCCTCTGGGATTGGCTCGCGCTCGCCCAGCACCACGGCCTGCCCACGCGGCTGCTCGACTGGACGTTCAGCCCCTACGTGGCGCTGCACTTCCTCACCGAGGACCCGTCCCTGTACGACATGGACGGCGTGGTGTGGTGCGTGGACTACCGCGAGACGAACCGGCTCCTGCCCCGTCCGCTCAAGCAGCAGTTGGAGAAGGAAGGCGCGGACGTGTTCAGCGCGGAGATGCTCGCGGAGGTGGCCCCCACGCTGAGCACCTTCAACCAGCTCACCCGCCGCTCCTTCGTGCTCTTCTTCGAGCCGCCCTCGCTCGACGAGCGCATCGTCAACCAGTTCGCCCTGTTCTCGGTGATGAACGACGCCTCGCTGCGGCTGGACGAGTTCCTCCAGAACCAGAAGAAGGGCGTGCGTCGGCTCATCGTCCCCGCGCGCCTCAAGCGCGAGGTGCGCGACAAGCTCGACCAGGCCAACATCACCGAGCGGGTGCTCTTTCCGGGCCTGGACGGGCTGTCGCGCTGGCTGCGCCGCTACTACCACCCGAGCCCCCCGGGCGCGCCCGAGGGGATTTGA
- a CDS encoding hybrid sensor histidine kinase/response regulator: MTVDESRVLRLLLVEDNPGDARLLREELRDVVGPRFDVRHVTLLAQALEAAHEPGLDVVLLDLSLPDGHGLSNIERLTQVAPALPVVVLTGTDDEQLAMRAVHAGAQDYLVKGQVTGPLLVRALRYAIERKRADEGLKREEAARQTAVFREQFLGILGHDLRNPLQAITGNAALLLRFGGLSEPQRRALQRITDSSDRMARMINDLLDFTRTRLGGGYALERARTDLYEVLRLVVEELEVAHPTRRFELSVDGDGWGEWDAGRIAQAASNLVGNAVQYSPADSPVRVAARDEGERLRVEVRNGGAPIPPERLTHIFDPFVRGTDRTRARTGLGLGLYITHEILKAHEGSLQVRSSADEGTCFWFFLPRGPRDGRPGSERSSEPPE; encoded by the coding sequence ATGACGGTGGATGAGTCGCGCGTGTTGCGGCTGCTCCTGGTGGAGGACAACCCCGGAGACGCCCGGCTCTTGCGCGAGGAGCTGCGGGACGTGGTGGGCCCGCGCTTCGACGTGCGCCACGTGACGCTGCTGGCCCAGGCGCTGGAGGCGGCGCACGAGCCGGGACTGGACGTGGTGCTGCTCGACCTGTCGCTGCCGGATGGCCACGGCCTGAGCAACATCGAGCGGCTCACGCAGGTGGCGCCCGCGCTGCCCGTGGTGGTGCTCACGGGCACGGACGACGAGCAGCTCGCGATGCGCGCGGTGCACGCGGGCGCGCAGGACTACCTCGTGAAGGGACAGGTGACGGGGCCCTTGCTGGTGCGCGCGCTGCGCTACGCCATCGAGCGCAAGCGGGCCGACGAGGGCCTCAAGCGCGAGGAGGCCGCGCGCCAGACGGCGGTGTTCCGCGAGCAGTTCCTCGGCATCCTCGGCCACGACCTGCGCAACCCCCTGCAGGCCATCACCGGCAACGCCGCGCTGCTCCTGCGCTTCGGCGGCCTGAGCGAGCCCCAGCGCCGGGCGCTCCAGCGCATCACCGACTCGTCGGACCGGATGGCGCGGATGATCAACGACCTGCTCGACTTCACGCGCACGCGGCTGGGCGGGGGCTATGCGTTGGAGCGCGCGCGCACGGACCTGTACGAGGTGCTGCGCCTGGTGGTGGAGGAGCTGGAGGTGGCGCACCCCACCCGGCGCTTCGAGCTGAGCGTGGACGGGGACGGGTGGGGCGAGTGGGACGCGGGCCGCATCGCCCAGGCGGCGAGCAACCTGGTGGGCAACGCCGTGCAGTACTCCCCGGCGGACAGCCCCGTGCGGGTCGCGGCGCGCGACGAGGGCGAGCGCCTGCGGGTGGAGGTGCGCAACGGCGGCGCGCCCATCCCCCCCGAGCGCCTGACCCACATCTTCGACCCCTTCGTGCGGGGCACCGACAGGACGCGGGCGCGCACGGGCCTGGGGCTCGGGCTCTACATCACCCACGAGATCCTCAAGGCCCACGAGGGCTCGCTCCAGGTGCGCTCGTCCGCCGACGAGGGCACGTGCTTCTGGTTCTTCCTGCCCCGCGGGCCGCGTGATGGCCGGCCGGGGAGCGAGCGGTCATCCGAGCCACCGGAATAG
- a CDS encoding response regulator, translating to MHDDSLGRPIEILLVEDNPGDVRLTIEALKEGKVRNRLSVARDGVEAIAFLRRQGAHADAARPDLILLDLNLPRKDGREVLAEIKEDPSLRRIPVVVLTTSKAEEDILRTYDLHANCYINKPVDLEQFITVVRSIDDFWLSVVRLPASG from the coding sequence ATGCACGACGATTCCCTCGGCCGGCCCATCGAGATCCTCCTCGTCGAGGACAACCCGGGCGACGTGCGCCTGACCATCGAGGCGCTCAAGGAGGGCAAGGTGCGCAACCGGCTGTCCGTGGCCCGCGATGGCGTGGAGGCCATCGCCTTCCTGCGCCGTCAGGGCGCGCACGCCGACGCCGCCCGGCCGGACCTCATCCTCCTGGACCTGAACCTGCCCCGGAAGGACGGCCGCGAGGTGCTGGCGGAGATCAAGGAGGACCCCTCCCTGCGCCGCATCCCCGTGGTGGTGCTCACCACCTCCAAGGCGGAGGAGGACATCCTGCGCACCTACGATCTGCACGCCAATTGCTACATCAACAAACCCGTGGACCTGGAGCAGTTCATCACCGTGGTGCGCTCCATCGACGATTTCTGGCTGTCCGTGGTCCGGCTGCCCGCGAGTGGATGA
- a CDS encoding PAS domain-containing protein, with translation MSHAPDSASSPLLASGGPGGEQSLRRLAEAIPQLVWTTRPDGHHDYFNPRWYEYTGLSEGSTLGEDWRLPFHPDDLAEAGRRWQHALRTGEPYEVEYRCRRHDGVYRWFLGRAQPVRDAEGQIVQWFGTCTDIDDQKRAEDALRLLSETSALLASSLDYEATLKALTELAVPRLADWCSLEMVGEDGQLHLLGVSHVEPRKVDLAWSMRWRYPPNPQSTSGIYQVLRTGRAEVIPELTDALFTKAAQDAEHLRGLRELGLCSCLFVPLTARGRTLGVLQLVMAESGRRFSARDVPLVEQIAARAAQAVDNARLYREAQEALRRKQEEQRVSETLRQVGLSLASELEPARLAQIITDAAVSLTGAAFGAFFEQRPDERGELQRLYTFAGGSKDRFAGLPVPRVTAFFESTFKGEATVRMDDVTRHPTHGKSAPHFGPPPGHPLVRSYLGLAVKGRAGEVLGGLLLGHPEPAQFQAVHAQLAEGLAAQASVALDNARLYQQRVQAEERFRSLVHASSQAVWATGPDGMVREDSPSWREFTGQTYEEFLGFGWLSVVHPEDQERVRRGWEAGRALKRPYEVELRVRRADGSYAVTLARAVPLFGAKGMVREWIGTSLDVTAQRQAEESSRRLESEQRTRQLNALRAQVSEALAQETTPERMMQACAEVMTRCLPTLPLVQLWSFARDTQQLVLEGHAGLAVPTSIQPERLPLGEGFAGTVGQTRQPLLINDALSHPGARSREWMQLQGLVSFLGVPLLVGGELVGVLSVFGLQALEEETLSTLATVAEALAQGVERRRAELALREHALELTRSNEELQQFAYVASHDLQEPLRMVASYTQLLARRYKGKLDSDADEFIAFAVDGVNRMQRLIQDLLTYSRVGTRGHAFQTTDSRQALERALANLKALMDESGASVIQGPLPQVLADETQLTQLFQNLVGNAVKFRGPTPSRVLVEAERQGDQWRFSVEDNGIGIEPQYFERIFVIFQRLHNKEDYPGTGIGLSICKKIVERHGGRIGLDSQPGQGTTFWFTLPAVPASRKV, from the coding sequence GTGTCCCACGCCCCGGATAGTGCTTCCTCGCCGCTCCTCGCCTCGGGTGGCCCCGGGGGGGAGCAGTCCCTCCGGCGGCTCGCCGAGGCCATCCCGCAGCTCGTCTGGACGACCCGGCCGGATGGGCACCACGACTACTTCAACCCGCGCTGGTACGAGTACACGGGCCTGTCCGAGGGCTCGACGCTCGGCGAGGACTGGCGCCTGCCCTTCCATCCGGACGACCTGGCCGAGGCGGGCCGGCGCTGGCAGCACGCGCTGCGCACGGGCGAGCCCTACGAGGTGGAGTACCGCTGCCGACGGCACGACGGCGTGTACCGCTGGTTCCTCGGCCGGGCCCAGCCGGTGCGCGACGCCGAGGGGCAAATCGTCCAGTGGTTCGGCACCTGCACGGACATCGACGACCAGAAGCGCGCCGAGGACGCGCTGCGCCTCTTGTCCGAGACGAGCGCGCTGCTCGCGTCCTCGCTGGACTACGAGGCGACGCTCAAGGCGCTCACGGAGCTGGCGGTGCCGCGGCTGGCCGACTGGTGCTCGCTGGAGATGGTGGGCGAGGACGGCCAGCTGCACCTGCTCGGCGTGTCGCACGTGGAGCCGCGCAAGGTGGACCTGGCGTGGAGCATGCGCTGGCGCTATCCGCCCAACCCCCAGTCCACCTCGGGCATCTACCAGGTGCTGCGCACGGGCCGCGCGGAGGTCATCCCGGAGCTCACCGACGCGCTGTTCACGAAAGCCGCCCAGGACGCGGAGCACCTGCGCGGCCTGCGGGAGCTGGGCCTGTGCTCCTGCCTGTTCGTGCCCCTCACGGCGCGGGGCCGCACCCTGGGCGTGCTCCAGCTCGTCATGGCCGAGTCCGGTCGGCGCTTCTCCGCGCGGGACGTGCCGCTCGTGGAGCAGATCGCCGCGCGCGCCGCGCAGGCGGTGGACAACGCGCGGCTGTACCGCGAGGCCCAGGAGGCCCTGCGGCGCAAGCAGGAGGAGCAGCGGGTGTCCGAGACGCTGCGCCAGGTGGGCCTGTCCCTGGCCTCCGAGCTGGAGCCGGCGCGCCTCGCGCAGATCATCACCGACGCGGCGGTGTCGCTCACGGGCGCCGCGTTCGGGGCCTTCTTCGAGCAGCGCCCGGACGAGCGCGGCGAGCTGCAGCGGCTGTACACCTTCGCGGGCGGCTCGAAGGACCGCTTCGCGGGCCTGCCCGTGCCGCGCGTGACCGCGTTCTTCGAGAGCACCTTCAAGGGCGAGGCCACGGTGCGGATGGACGACGTGACGCGCCATCCGACCCACGGCAAGAGCGCGCCGCACTTCGGCCCGCCGCCGGGCCACCCGCTCGTGCGCAGCTACCTGGGGCTCGCGGTGAAGGGCCGCGCGGGCGAGGTGCTGGGGGGACTCTTGCTCGGCCACCCCGAGCCCGCCCAGTTCCAGGCCGTGCATGCCCAGCTCGCCGAGGGCCTCGCGGCGCAGGCCTCGGTGGCCCTGGACAACGCCCGGCTCTACCAGCAGCGCGTGCAGGCCGAGGAGCGCTTCCGCTCGCTCGTGCATGCCTCCTCCCAGGCGGTGTGGGCCACGGGGCCGGACGGCATGGTGCGCGAGGACTCGCCGTCCTGGCGGGAGTTCACCGGGCAGACGTACGAGGAGTTCCTGGGCTTTGGCTGGCTGTCCGTCGTGCACCCGGAGGACCAGGAGCGGGTGCGGCGCGGGTGGGAGGCGGGACGGGCGCTCAAGCGGCCCTACGAGGTGGAGCTGCGGGTGCGCCGCGCGGATGGCTCCTACGCCGTCACGCTCGCGCGCGCCGTGCCCCTGTTCGGCGCCAAGGGCATGGTGCGCGAGTGGATTGGCACCAGCCTGGACGTCACCGCCCAGCGCCAGGCCGAGGAGTCCTCGCGGCGGCTCGAGAGCGAGCAGCGCACGCGCCAGCTCAACGCCCTGCGCGCGCAGGTGAGCGAGGCGCTCGCCCAGGAGACGACGCCCGAGCGGATGATGCAGGCGTGCGCGGAGGTGATGACGCGCTGCCTGCCCACGCTGCCCCTGGTGCAGTTGTGGTCCTTCGCGCGGGACACCCAGCAGCTCGTGCTCGAGGGCCACGCGGGCCTCGCCGTGCCCACGAGCATCCAGCCCGAGCGCCTGCCGCTGGGCGAGGGCTTCGCCGGCACGGTGGGCCAGACGCGCCAGCCGCTGCTCATCAACGACGCGCTGTCGCACCCCGGCGCGCGCTCGCGCGAGTGGATGCAGTTGCAGGGGCTCGTGTCCTTCCTGGGCGTGCCGCTGCTGGTGGGCGGCGAGCTGGTGGGCGTGCTCAGCGTGTTCGGCCTCCAGGCGCTGGAGGAGGAGACGCTCAGCACGCTGGCCACGGTGGCCGAGGCGCTCGCCCAGGGCGTGGAGCGCCGCCGCGCCGAGCTGGCGCTGCGGGAGCATGCCCTGGAGCTCACGCGCTCCAACGAGGAGCTGCAGCAGTTCGCCTACGTGGCCTCGCACGACCTGCAGGAGCCCCTGCGCATGGTGGCCAGCTACACGCAGCTGCTCGCGCGGCGCTACAAGGGCAAGCTGGACTCGGACGCGGACGAGTTCATCGCCTTCGCGGTGGATGGCGTCAACCGGATGCAGCGGCTCATCCAGGACCTGTTGACCTACTCGCGCGTGGGCACCCGGGGCCACGCGTTCCAGACCACCGACTCGCGTCAGGCGCTGGAGCGGGCGCTGGCCAACCTCAAGGCGCTGATGGACGAGTCGGGGGCCTCGGTCATCCAGGGCCCGCTGCCGCAGGTGCTGGCCGACGAGACGCAGCTCACCCAGCTCTTCCAGAACCTGGTGGGCAACGCCGTCAAGTTCCGGGGGCCCACGCCCAGCCGCGTGCTGGTGGAGGCCGAGCGCCAGGGCGACCAGTGGCGCTTCAGCGTGGAGGACAACGGCATCGGCATCGAGCCGCAGTACTTCGAGCGAATCTTCGTCATCTTCCAGCGGTTGCACAACAAGGAGGACTACCCGGGCACGGGCATCGGTCTGTCCATCTGCAAGAAGATCGTCGAGCGTCACGGGGGCCGCATCGGGCTGGACTCCCAGCCAGGCCAGGGCACGACGTTCTGGTTCACCCTGCCCGCCGTCCCCGCTTCCCGGAAGGTCTGA
- a CDS encoding NUDIX hydrolase, with protein sequence MSQGHPWEGNWKARLYERVRARGHESLTDFAEAHPTLPLEKLADALGETDVTAVQVFSGLVAEAERSRRVTRLVRGQLVRELAESSPEGWPEVMDEAQRFKIAKALGLWSAYTPETHEKRVEQARAALRTTPPPPGWRPLGPDDPLLLTLLPDEEA encoded by the coding sequence ATGAGCCAGGGACATCCCTGGGAAGGGAACTGGAAGGCGCGTCTGTATGAGCGGGTCCGAGCGCGGGGTCATGAATCGCTGACGGACTTCGCCGAAGCGCACCCCACCCTCCCGCTGGAAAAACTGGCCGATGCGTTGGGTGAGACGGACGTCACCGCCGTGCAGGTGTTCAGCGGACTGGTGGCCGAGGCCGAGCGGAGCCGACGCGTCACCCGCCTAGTCCGCGGCCAATTGGTGCGCGAGCTCGCGGAGAGCAGTCCGGAGGGCTGGCCCGAGGTCATGGACGAAGCCCAGCGCTTCAAGATCGCCAAGGCACTCGGCCTGTGGTCCGCCTACACCCCGGAAACCCACGAGAAGCGCGTGGAACAGGCCAGGGCGGCGCTGCGCACCACCCCGCCCCCTCCTGGCTGGCGTCCGCTCGGCCCGGACGACCCGCTGTTGCTCACCCTCCTTCCCGATGAGGAGGCCTGA
- a CDS encoding DUF2380 domain-containing protein yields MAAPPHGGETASRQVLAVHLAVSGTMAELSQASRRLSGELSRLKASTQGLCGGNSDVFGRFIEQGEHRLRWLDTELAAARRLTTATAEVQDPDMRLALLRLAGPRLEAALLGAPLLAMWLDFLHLADVLLTRRLYSKERLFVDLERVHGRLEPAMTALSSLEPGQMRAVAEDMPALLGHFTGEFAATCTAARQGEERVQQLRVLQETLEAFTLLSALRLSLPALPPSAPLVVGQGLAMGTPGVMMGTRVVISAEWVETMRRLVRAGVLSLPAVGAAVRLQSGQVQMMGAPEELPRGVREALGDGPEVRAMHPTDRAGAGMAESPRHHVLPREHREWFEQRGFTGELSIDRFCVRMEQAHHQAIHGGGDWRLGRTWPGEWNRMIMKALLDTEARSGRMLTPSQLLKIVAGYMKEYDIPMNFMMWRGP; encoded by the coding sequence ATGGCCGCCCCTCCCCACGGGGGCGAGACCGCATCGCGGCAAGTCCTCGCGGTTCATCTGGCGGTCTCCGGCACGATGGCCGAGCTCTCACAAGCCTCGCGCCGCCTCTCCGGGGAACTCTCCAGGCTCAAGGCCAGCACCCAGGGCCTCTGCGGCGGAAACAGCGACGTCTTCGGCCGGTTCATCGAACAGGGCGAGCATCGACTGCGCTGGCTCGACACCGAGCTCGCCGCCGCCAGGCGACTGACGACCGCCACCGCGGAGGTGCAGGACCCGGACATGCGGCTCGCCCTGCTACGGCTCGCGGGCCCACGGCTCGAGGCCGCCTTGCTGGGCGCGCCCCTGCTCGCCATGTGGCTCGATTTCCTCCACCTCGCCGACGTCCTGCTCACCCGTCGTCTCTACAGCAAGGAGCGTCTGTTCGTGGACCTGGAGCGTGTCCACGGGCGGCTCGAGCCCGCCATGACGGCCCTGTCTTCCCTGGAGCCAGGACAGATGCGAGCCGTGGCGGAAGACATGCCCGCGCTGCTGGGCCACTTCACGGGTGAATTCGCCGCGACGTGCACGGCCGCGCGTCAGGGAGAAGAACGCGTCCAGCAACTCCGGGTGCTCCAGGAGACCCTTGAAGCCTTCACCCTGCTGTCGGCGCTGCGCCTTTCACTGCCCGCCTTGCCGCCATCCGCCCCCCTCGTGGTCGGCCAGGGCCTGGCCATGGGCACACCTGGCGTGATGATGGGCACACGAGTCGTCATTTCCGCCGAGTGGGTGGAAACCATGCGCCGACTCGTGCGAGCGGGAGTCCTGTCGCTGCCCGCCGTCGGCGCCGCCGTGCGGCTCCAATCAGGCCAGGTCCAGATGATGGGGGCGCCTGAGGAACTCCCACGCGGAGTACGTGAGGCGCTGGGTGATGGACCCGAGGTGCGCGCGATGCACCCAACGGACAGGGCAGGCGCGGGAATGGCCGAGTCCCCGAGGCATCATGTCCTCCCTCGGGAACATCGCGAATGGTTCGAGCAGCGCGGCTTCACCGGCGAGCTGAGCATCGACCGGTTCTGTGTCCGGATGGAGCAGGCGCACCATCAAGCCATTCATGGCGGTGGCGATTGGCGCTTGGGCCGCACGTGGCCCGGTGAGTGGAACCGGATGATCATGAAAGCACTGCTCGACACCGAAGCCAGGTCCGGTCGGATGTTGACCCCAAGCCAACTCTTGAAGATCGTCGCCGGATACATGAAGGAATACGACATCCCCATGAACTTCATGATGTGGAGGGGACCGTGA
- a CDS encoding TonB-dependent receptor family protein, producing the protein MSWLLSGTLLALGLAQTPPPEAPPSPPESGAGETTVVAPRVPTPLTRTPAAVSVVEQEDIQDARPTLGLYEALVGVPGLVVQSRNNASQDLRLSIRGFGARSAFGIRGVTVVVDGFPETLPDGQTNVDALDLAMVSRIEVLRGLASSLYGNAAGGVVSLTTEDGPERPFVEARTVNGDFGLWKLNVKGGGTSGPVRWLVGVSRWEQEGWRPQSATRQVQVNGKVGWTPSAGTEWTAVVSLVDAPRAEDPGALTREEWETDPRRAAPANLSARAGEAVRQARVGLTWRQRLGDVHEVEARGFVSPRSFQNALPGVVVAFDRRFEGLAARYTNRAPLLGRRNRLTLGAEVQGQRDWRKNFDNAGGRPGNTRQLDQREDVTGLGLYAQEEWEPLQHLTVVAGARYDVSRYAVEDYLVGDGDGTGTRAFQQPTGRLGVVWAPEQRVSLFASLTQSFEAPTTTELALPPGSGGGLSRDLRPQRSNGAEVGARGLLGGWLRYDVALYSVWLRDGLVRFEDESTRAYFRNTGRSRHVGAEVALEARVTERLRVRAAYNALAATLSSGALAGKKVPGIPTHQASGDVVYQHPAGPLAAVEVFSAGGMFADDANTVRVPLAWVVNARLGHRFTWGAFEVSPFLGLQNLLSAPAIDNVRVNAARGRYFEPLPPMTLYAGVGLAHHW; encoded by the coding sequence ATGTCCTGGTTGCTGTCCGGCACGCTGCTGGCCCTCGGTCTCGCCCAGACGCCCCCACCCGAGGCCCCCCCGTCCCCACCCGAGTCCGGCGCGGGCGAGACCACGGTGGTGGCGCCCCGGGTGCCCACGCCGCTGACCCGGACCCCGGCGGCGGTGAGCGTGGTGGAGCAGGAGGACATCCAGGACGCCCGGCCCACGCTGGGGCTCTACGAGGCGCTGGTGGGGGTGCCGGGCCTCGTCGTCCAGAGCCGGAACAACGCCTCGCAGGATTTGCGGCTGTCCATCCGGGGCTTCGGCGCGCGCTCGGCGTTCGGCATCCGGGGCGTCACGGTGGTGGTGGACGGCTTTCCGGAGACGCTGCCGGACGGCCAGACGAACGTGGACGCGCTGGACCTGGCGATGGTGTCGCGCATCGAGGTGCTCCGGGGGCTCGCGTCCTCCTTATATGGGAACGCGGCGGGCGGCGTGGTGAGCCTCACGACGGAGGACGGCCCCGAGCGGCCCTTCGTGGAGGCCCGCACGGTGAACGGGGACTTCGGGCTGTGGAAGCTGAACGTGAAGGGCGGGGGCACGAGCGGCCCGGTGCGCTGGCTCGTCGGCGTGTCCCGGTGGGAGCAGGAGGGCTGGAGGCCCCAGTCGGCCACGCGGCAGGTGCAGGTCAACGGCAAGGTGGGCTGGACGCCGAGCGCGGGCACGGAGTGGACGGCGGTGGTGTCGCTGGTGGACGCGCCCCGGGCGGAGGACCCCGGGGCCCTGACGCGGGAGGAGTGGGAGACGGACCCGAGGCGGGCGGCACCGGCCAACCTGAGTGCCCGGGCGGGAGAGGCCGTGCGGCAGGCGCGCGTGGGGCTCACCTGGCGGCAGCGGCTCGGGGACGTGCACGAGGTGGAGGCGCGGGGCTTCGTGTCGCCCCGGAGCTTCCAGAACGCCCTGCCCGGCGTGGTGGTGGCGTTCGACCGGCGCTTCGAGGGCCTGGCGGCGCGCTACACGAACCGGGCGCCACTGCTCGGGCGGCGCAACCGGCTGACGCTCGGGGCGGAGGTCCAGGGCCAGCGGGACTGGCGCAAGAACTTCGACAACGCCGGGGGCCGACCCGGGAACACGCGGCAGCTCGACCAGCGCGAGGACGTGACGGGCCTGGGGCTCTATGCCCAGGAGGAGTGGGAGCCGCTCCAGCACCTGACGGTGGTGGCGGGGGCGCGCTACGACGTGTCGCGCTACGCGGTGGAGGACTACCTCGTGGGGGACGGCGACGGCACGGGCACCCGCGCGTTCCAGCAGCCCACGGGGCGCTTGGGAGTGGTCTGGGCCCCGGAGCAGCGGGTGTCGCTCTTCGCGAGCCTCACCCAGTCCTTCGAAGCGCCCACGACGACGGAGCTGGCGCTGCCGCCGGGCTCGGGCGGAGGCCTGTCGCGGGACTTGAGACCCCAGCGCTCCAACGGGGCGGAGGTGGGCGCGCGCGGCCTGCTGGGCGGCTGGCTGCGCTACGACGTGGCGCTGTACTCCGTGTGGCTGCGCGACGGGCTGGTGCGCTTCGAGGACGAGAGCACGCGGGCCTACTTCCGCAACACGGGGCGCTCGCGGCACGTGGGCGCGGAGGTGGCGCTGGAGGCGCGGGTGACGGAGCGCCTGCGGGTGCGGGCGGCCTACAACGCGCTGGCGGCCACGCTGAGCAGCGGCGCGCTCGCGGGCAAGAAGGTGCCGGGCATTCCCACCCACCAGGCGAGCGGGGACGTGGTGTACCAGCACCCGGCGGGCCCCCTGGCGGCGGTGGAGGTCTTCAGCGCGGGGGGCATGTTCGCGGACGACGCGAACACGGTGCGGGTGCCGCTCGCGTGGGTGGTGAACGCGCGGCTGGGCCACCGCTTCACGTGGGGCGCGTTCGAGGTGAGCCCTTTCCTGGGCCTGCAGAACCTCCTGTCGGCCCCGGCCATCGACAACGTACGGGTGAACGCCGCCCGGGGCCGCTACTTCGAGCCCCTGCCCCCGATGACGCTCTACGCGGGCGTCGGACTCGCGCACCACTGGTGA
- a CDS encoding DUF2380 domain-containing protein, translating into MALLLSGCGAYTPLHQGMRQQAALPAPSSSPSSATPSLLNRRHGTRDMTTMAAPPHGGETASRQVLAVHLAVSGTMAELSQASRRLSGELSRLKASTQGLCGGNSDVFGRFIEQGEHRLRWLDTELAAARRLTTAAAEVQDPDMRLALLRLAGPRLEAALLGAPLLAMWLDFLHLADVLLTRRLYSKERLFVDLERVHGRLEPAMTALSSLEPGQMRAVAEDMPALLGHFTGEFAATCTAARQGEERVQQLRVLQETLEAFTLLSALRLSLPALPPSAPLVVGQGLAMGTPGVMMGTRVVISAEWVETMRRLVRAGVLSLPAVGAAVRLQSGQVQMMGAPEELPRGVREALGDGPEVRAMHPTDRAGAGMAESPRHHVLPREHREWFEQRGFTGELSIDRFCVRMEQAHHQAIHGGGDWRLGRTWPGEWNRMIMKVLRETELDNGRMLTRNEILDLVATAMRRDRIPMNFIRGSGR; encoded by the coding sequence ATGGCCTTGCTGCTCTCCGGCTGTGGCGCGTACACGCCCCTCCACCAGGGAATGCGGCAACAAGCGGCCTTGCCCGCTCCGTCGTCGTCTCCATCGTCCGCGACCCCCTCGCTGCTGAACCGTCGTCACGGCACTCGGGACATGACAACGATGGCCGCCCCTCCCCACGGGGGCGAGACCGCATCGCGGCAAGTCCTCGCGGTTCATCTGGCGGTCTCCGGCACGATGGCCGAGCTCTCACAAGCCTCGCGCCGCCTCTCCGGGGAACTCTCCAGGCTCAAGGCCAGCACCCAGGGCCTCTGCGGCGGAAACAGCGACGTCTTCGGCCGGTTCATCGAACAGGGCGAACATCGACTGCGCTGGCTCGACACCGAGCTCGCCGCCGCCAGACGGCTGACGACCGCCGCCGCGGAAGTGCAGGACCCGGACATGCGGCTCGCCCTGCTACGGCTCGCGGGCCCACGGCTCGAGGCCGCCTTGCTGGGCGCGCCCCTGCTCGCCATGTGGCTCGATTTCCTCCACCTCGCCGACGTCCTGCTCACCCGTCGTCTCTACAGCAAGGAGCGTCTGTTCGTGGACCTGGAGCGTGTCCACGGGCGGCTCGAGCCCGCCATGACGGCCCTGTCTTCCCTGGAGCCAGGACAGATGCGAGCCGTGGCGGAAGACATGCCCGCGCTGCTGGGCCACTTCACGGGTGAATTCGCCGCGACGTGCACGGCCGCGCGTCAGGGAGAAGAACGCGTCCAGCAACTCCGGGTGCTCCAGGAGACCCTTGAAGCCTTCACCCTGCTGTCGGCGCTGCGCCTTTCACTGCCCGCCTTGCCGCCATCCGCCCCCCTCGTGGTCGGCCAGGGCCTGGCCATGGGCACACCTGGCGTGATGATGGGCACACGAGTCGTCATTTCCGCCGAGTGGGTGGAAACCATGCGCCGACTCGTGCGAGCGGGAGTCCTGTCGCTGCCCGCCGTCGGCGCCGCCGTGCGGCTCCAATCAGGCCAGGTCCAGATGATGGGGGCGCCTGAGGAACTCCCACGCGGAGTACGTGAGGCGCTGGGTGATGGACCCGAGGTGCGCGCGATGCACCCAACGGACAGGGCAGGCGCGGGAATGGCCGAGTCCCCGAGGCATCATGTCCTCCCTCGGGAACATCGCGAATGGTTCGAGCAGCGCGGCTTCACCGGCGAGCTGAGCATCGACCGGTTCTGTGTCCGGATGGAGCAGGCGCACCATCAAGCCATTCATGGCGGTGGCGATTGGCGCTTGGGCCGCACGTGGCCCGGTGAGTGGAACCGGATGATCATGAAGGTCCTGCGTGAAACCGAACTCGACAATGGCCGCATGCTGACACGGAACGAGATTCTCGACCTCGTCGCGACGGCGATGCGTCGTGACAGAATCCCCATGAACTTCATCCGAGGGAGCGGACGATGA